GCCAAGTTCCTGCTGCGCGGGGAGGTGATCGAGTGACGCCCGCGCTCCCGCTCTGGGTGGACCTGATCACCGCGGCGCTGGTGGTGCTGGGCGCGCTCACCTCGCTGGTGGGCGCGTTCGGCCTGGTGCGCCTGCCCACCTTCTTCCAGCGCGTGCACGCCCCCACGCTGTGCACCACGGTGGGCGCCTGGTCGTTCTCGCTGGCCACCGCGCTGCAGATCTCCTTCGCGCACGGCCAGCTCTTCGTGCACGCGCTGCTCATCGGCGTCTTCCTCTCGCTCACCGCCCCCGTCACCACCGTCTTCTTGATGCGCGCGGCCGTGTTCCGCGCGCGCCTCGCGGGCGAGGACATGCCCCCCACGGTGACCGGACCGCGCACGCCCCCTTCCACCTGAGGGCGCCCCGTGGCGCAGGCGTCCGGGTGGGCAGCGGCCGAGCTGCCCAACCCCGGAGCGCTGGCGCCTCGGGGCCGCGGGACGCATGGTCTGGGCATGGCACGCATCTTCATCACCGGATCCGCGGACGGGCTGGGCAAGGCGGCCGCCCAGACGCTCCTCGACGAGGGGCACGAGCTCGTGGTCCACGTGCGCAGCGAGAAGCGCCGCGCGAGTGTGGAGGCGCTCGCGAAGCGAGGGGCGGCGGTCGTGGTCGGAGATCTCGCGGACCTGGAGCAGACGCGCGCGCTCGCCCGGCAGGTGCAGAAGCTGGGGCCGCTGGACGCCGTCATCCACAACGCGGGCGTGTACACGGGCTCGTCGATATTGCCCGTGAACGTGGTCGCGCCCTACGTGCTCACCGCGCTCATCCCGCGTCCCCGGCGGCTCGTGTACCTGAGCAGCGGCATGCACCGCGGGGGGCACACCCGGCTCGAGGGGATGGACTGGAGCGGGCGCCAGGCTTCGGGCTCCTACTCGGACAGCAAGCTCTTCGTCACCGCGCTCGCGGCGGCGGTCGCGCGGCTGTGGCCCGAGGTGCTCAGCAATGCGGTGGACCCGGGCTGGGTGCCCACGAAGATGGGCGGCCCCAATGCCCCCGACGACCTGCGGCTGGGCCACCTCACCCAGGAGTGGCTCGCGACGAGCGACGCCCCCGAGGCCCGCACCACGGGCGGCTACTGGCATCACCAGCGGCGCAGCGAGCCGCACCCCGCGGTCCACGACTTGGAGTTCCAGGCGCGCCTCCTCGACGCGCTGGCCCGGGCGACCGGCACGTCCCTGACCTGAGGGAGCGGACGCAGCCTGACCGAGCCTTGAATACGGGCCCCGTCCGCGCCCGGCTGCCGGCCGTGCGGGCAGCCAGCGCACCTCGCACCGGGTGTTCAGTGGGCGTCCAGGCGAGGAGCCTCCACATCCGAGAGGGGCAGGACCTGACCCGTCGGCCGCGTGGCCCGCAGTGCGCTCCCTCTCCGCAACGGATGCCCTCGATGATGCGCCTCACTTCCCGCCCTGCACTGAAGGCCCTCCTGCTCGGTGCCGCACTGCTCTGTGCCTGCGCGACGTCGAAGGAGGCGCCGCGCGAGAGCACGCCTCCCGCCGCTCAGGCCCCTCCGGCTCCGGCGCCCCCCACGACCCCGGCACCCGCACCCACTCCGCCGCCGACGACTCCGGCGCCGCCGACAACTCCCGCGCCGCCAACGGCTCCGACAACCCCGGCGCCGCCGGCCGAGGCAGCGTCCGCGCAGCCGACCCGGTCGCAGCCGCTGCAGCGCGGCGACTGGCCCACCTACAACGGCCCGCTCAGCGGCGACCGCTTCTCGCCGCTCCTCGAGGTGACGCGGCAGAACGTCGCGCAGCTGCAGCAGGTGTGCGCGTTCGATGCGCCCGAGGAGGTGAGCTTCCAGAGCGGCCTCGTCGCGGTGGGCGGAACCCTCTACTTCACCGCCTTCGACACGACCTACGCCATCGACGGAGCAACGTGCGAGCAGAAGTGGAAGCAGCGGCGCGAGGAGCCGCCCACCTTCCTCAAGGTGAACCGCGGCGTCGCCTACAGCGATGGCCGGCTGTTCCGCGGCACCGGTGATGCGCACGTGCTCGCGCTCGACGCGGAGAGCGGGAAGGTGCTGTGGGACGTGGCGATTGGCGACGCGAAGAAGGGCGAGTCCGCGCCGGCCGCGCCCATCGCCTGGCAGGGGCTCGTGTTCATGGGGAACGCGGGCGGCGACAACTTCGGCGTGCGCGGGCGCATCTACGCGCTGGATGCGGCGAGCGGCAAGACGGTGTGGCAGTTCGAGACGGTCTCCACCACGGGCCCCACCGCCGGGACCTGGGAGAAGGCCACGCCGCAGAATCCTCCGAACGGGGGCAACACCTGGACGAGCTACGCGCTCGACGAGGCGAGCGGCATCCTCTACGTGTCCACGGGCAACCCGGGGCCGGACTTCGCCGAGCAGCTGCACCCGGGCAAGAACCTCTACACGAACGCCCTGCTGGCGCTGGATGCGAAGACGGGGCGCCTGCTCGCCTACGTTCAGCCCACCCACGGGGACTTCCACGACTGGGACCTCTCGGCCGCGCCCGCGCTCATCACCACCCGCGAGGGCCGGCCGCTGGTGGCCGCCGGCTCGAAGGACGGCCACCTCTACGGCATCGACCGCAGCGTGGTGGGCAGCCGCCGGGGCACCGGGCCCGACGCGGGCGCGCTCAGCGTGCGTTACGAGGCGCTCACCACCACGCGCGAGAACGTGAACGCCCCCTTGAGCACCACCCACATGACGCGCTTCTGCCCCGGCTCCCAGGGCGGCATCGAGTGGAACGGCCCCACGTACCTGCGCGAGCGGGGGCTGCTCTACGTGAACTCCATCCACTGGTGCACCTCGGTGCAGCTGCAGCCGCTGTCGCAGCTGCAGCAGGGCGGCACCCCTGGCCAGGCGTGGACCGGGATGGCGGACCCGAAGATGCCCTTCGGCGTGCAGGACCCCACGAGCCAGTGGAACGGTTTCATCACCGCCGTGGACGCGCAGACCGGTCAGGTGCGCTGGCAGACGAAGACGCCCAAGCCGATGGTGGCCGGCATCACCGCGACGGCCGGGGGCCTGGTGTTCACCGGAGACCTGGACGGCAACGTGCTCGCGCTGGATGCCGACAGCGGCAAGGAGCTGTGGCGCGGCGCCACGGGCAAGGCCATCGGCGGAGGGGTCATCTCCTACGAGGCGGGCCGCAAGCAGTACGTGGCGGCCGCCGCGGGCCTCAACTCCGCCATCTGGCC
This Aggregicoccus sp. 17bor-14 DNA region includes the following protein-coding sequences:
- the mnhG gene encoding monovalent cation/H(+) antiporter subunit G; translation: MTPALPLWVDLITAALVVLGALTSLVGAFGLVRLPTFFQRVHAPTLCTTVGAWSFSLATALQISFAHGQLFVHALLIGVFLSLTAPVTTVFLMRAAVFRARLAGEDMPPTVTGPRTPPST
- a CDS encoding SDR family NAD(P)-dependent oxidoreductase — protein: MARIFITGSADGLGKAAAQTLLDEGHELVVHVRSEKRRASVEALAKRGAAVVVGDLADLEQTRALARQVQKLGPLDAVIHNAGVYTGSSILPVNVVAPYVLTALIPRPRRLVYLSSGMHRGGHTRLEGMDWSGRQASGSYSDSKLFVTALAAAVARLWPEVLSNAVDPGWVPTKMGGPNAPDDLRLGHLTQEWLATSDAPEARTTGGYWHHQRRSEPHPAVHDLEFQARLLDALARATGTSLT
- a CDS encoding PQQ-binding-like beta-propeller repeat protein, with the translated sequence MTRQNVAQLQQVCAFDAPEEVSFQSGLVAVGGTLYFTAFDTTYAIDGATCEQKWKQRREEPPTFLKVNRGVAYSDGRLFRGTGDAHVLALDAESGKVLWDVAIGDAKKGESAPAAPIAWQGLVFMGNAGGDNFGVRGRIYALDAASGKTVWQFETVSTTGPTAGTWEKATPQNPPNGGNTWTSYALDEASGILYVSTGNPGPDFAEQLHPGKNLYTNALLALDAKTGRLLAYVQPTHGDFHDWDLSAAPALITTREGRPLVAAGSKDGHLYGIDRSVVGSRRGTGPDAGALSVRYEALTTTRENVNAPLSTTHMTRFCPGSQGGIEWNGPTYLRERGLLYVNSIHWCTSVQLQPLSQLQQGGTPGQAWTGMADPKMPFGVQDPTSQWNGFITAVDAQTGQVRWQTKTPKPMVAGITATAGGLVFTGDLDGNVLALDADSGKELWRGATGKAIGGGVISYEAGRKQYVAAAAGLNSAIWPVQGGPARVVVYALP